From a region of the Streptococcus ruminantium genome:
- the ruvX gene encoding Holliday junction resolvase RuvX produces the protein MRIMGLDVGSKTVGVAISDPLGFTAQGLEIIPIDEKKGEFGLERLTELVSQYKVEKFVVGLPKNMNNTSGPRVEASRAYGDLLVERYKLPVEYQDERLTTVAAERMLIERADVSRSKRKKVIDKLAAQLILQNYLDRIF, from the coding sequence ATGAGGATAATGGGATTAGATGTCGGTTCAAAGACAGTTGGCGTGGCCATTTCAGATCCACTTGGTTTTACAGCCCAAGGTTTGGAGATTATTCCGATTGACGAGAAGAAGGGTGAGTTTGGGCTGGAACGCTTAACAGAATTGGTCAGTCAATACAAGGTTGAGAAGTTTGTTGTCGGTCTGCCTAAAAATATGAACAATACTAGCGGTCCGCGCGTAGAAGCGAGTAGAGCCTATGGTGATCTGCTAGTGGAACGCTACAAACTCCCCGTTGAGTATCAAGATGAGCGGCTAACAACTGTCGCAGCAGAGCGGATGTTGATTGAGCGGGCGGATGTCAGTCGAAGCAAGCGTAAAAAAGTTATTGATAAGTTGGCTGCTCAGCTGATTTTACAGAATTACTTAGATAGAATATTTTAA
- the rplN gene encoding 50S ribosomal protein L14 — protein MIQTETRLKVADNSGAREILTIKVLGGSGRKFANIGDIIVASVKQATPGGAVKKGDVVKAVIVRTKTGARRADGSYIKFDENAAVIIREDKNPRGTRIFGPVARELRDGGFMKIVSLAPEVL, from the coding sequence ATGATTCAAACAGAAACTCGTTTGAAAGTTGCTGACAACAGTGGCGCACGCGAAATCTTGACAATCAAAGTGCTTGGTGGTTCAGGACGTAAATTCGCTAATATCGGCGACATCATCGTTGCTTCAGTGAAACAAGCTACTCCTGGTGGTGCGGTTAAAAAAGGTGACGTTGTAAAAGCCGTTATCGTTCGTACTAAGACAGGTGCTCGTCGTGCTGATGGTTCGTATATCAAATTCGATGAGAATGCTGCAGTTATCATCCGTGAAGACAAAAACCCTCGCGGAACTCGTATCTTTGGCCCAGTGGCGCGCGAATTGCGTGATGGCGGTTTTATGAAAATCGTTTCATTGGCACCAGAAGTACTTTAA
- a CDS encoding sigma-70 RNA polymerase sigma factor region 4 domain-containing protein, giving the protein MEFEKVYSKVKGIVHKARKDFYVKLWEKGDWEQEGMMVLFELLDAQPNLLEESDRLYCYFKVKFRNHIKDVIRKQESQKRKFDRMAHEEIHGLSHMIQSPGLINDELLMLRAALREYRKNLSPSQQENYEKLMSGQCFNGRRKMIRDLQEYLKDFR; this is encoded by the coding sequence ATGGAATTTGAAAAGGTTTATTCAAAAGTGAAAGGGATCGTCCACAAGGCCCGTAAAGATTTTTATGTTAAACTATGGGAAAAGGGAGACTGGGAGCAAGAAGGGATGATGGTCTTGTTTGAATTATTGGATGCACAACCAAATCTCTTGGAGGAGTCTGATAGATTATACTGTTATTTCAAGGTGAAATTTAGAAACCATATCAAAGATGTGATTCGCAAACAAGAAAGTCAGAAGCGAAAATTTGATCGAATGGCGCACGAAGAAATTCATGGTCTCTCACACATGATTCAATCACCTGGTCTAATCAATGATGAGTTATTGATGCTGCGAGCTGCTTTGAGAGAGTACCGGAAAAATCTTTCACCGAGCCAGCAAGAAAATTATGAAAAACTCATGAGTGGTCAATGTTTCAATGGTCGTCGCAAAATGATTCGTGACCTGCAGGAATACTTGAAAGATTTTCGCTAG
- the rpmC gene encoding 50S ribosomal protein L29 has protein sequence MKLQEIKDFVKELRGLSQEELAKRENELKKELFDLRFQAAAGQLEQTARLNEVKKQIARIKTVQSEAK, from the coding sequence ATGAAACTTCAAGAAATTAAAGATTTTGTAAAAGAACTTCGTGGCCTTTCTCAAGAAGAACTTGCAAAACGCGAAAACGAGTTGAAGAAAGAACTCTTTGACCTTCGTTTCCAAGCTGCTGCTGGTCAACTTGAGCAAACTGCTCGTTTGAACGAAGTTAAGAAACAAATTGCACGTATCAAAACTGTGCAATCTGAAGCTAAATAA
- the rpsS gene encoding 30S ribosomal protein S19 codes for MGRSLKKGPFVDEHLMKKVEAQANDEKKKVIKTWSRRSTIFPSFIGYTIAVYDGRKHVPVYIQEDMVGHKLGEFAPTRTYKGHAADDKKTRRK; via the coding sequence ATGGGACGTAGTCTTAAAAAGGGACCTTTCGTCGATGAGCATTTGATGAAAAAAGTTGAAGCTCAAGCAAATGACGAAAAGAAAAAAGTAATTAAAACTTGGTCACGTCGTTCAACGATTTTCCCAAGTTTCATTGGCTATACAATTGCGGTTTATGATGGTCGTAAACACGTGCCTGTATATATTCAAGAAGACATGGTAGGTCACAAGCTTGGTGAATTTGCGCCAACTCGTACTTATAAAGGTCATGCTGCTGACGACAAGAAAACTCGTCGTAAATAA
- the rplP gene encoding 50S ribosomal protein L16 — protein MLVPKRVKHRREFRGKMRGEAKGGKQVDFGEYGLQATTSSWITNRQIEAARIAMTRYMKRGGKVWIKIFPHKSYTAKAIGVRMGSGKGAPEGWVAPVKRGKVMFEVAGVSEEIAREAFRLAGHKLPVKVKFVKREAE, from the coding sequence ATGTTAGTACCTAAACGTGTAAAACACCGTCGTGAGTTCCGTGGAAAAATGCGCGGTGAAGCCAAAGGTGGAAAACAAGTAGACTTCGGTGAATATGGTCTTCAAGCAACCACTAGCTCATGGATTACAAACCGCCAAATAGAAGCTGCCCGTATCGCTATGACTCGTTATATGAAACGTGGTGGTAAAGTTTGGATTAAAATCTTCCCACACAAGTCATACACTGCTAAAGCTATCGGTGTACGTATGGGTTCTGGTAAAGGTGCACCTGAAGGTTGGGTGGCTCCAGTTAAACGCGGTAAGGTTATGTTTGAAGTAGCTGGTGTTTCTGAAGAAATCGCACGTGAAGCATTCCGCCTTGCTGGTCATAAATTGCCAGTTAAAGTTAAATTCGTAAAACGTGAAGCAGAATAA
- the rpsQ gene encoding 30S ribosomal protein S17: MERNNRKVLVGRVVSDKMDKTITVVVETKRNHPVYGKRINYSKKYKAHDENNVAKEGDIVRIMETRPLSATKRFRLVEVVEEAVII; the protein is encoded by the coding sequence ATGGAACGCAATAATCGTAAAGTTCTTGTTGGACGTGTAGTATCTGACAAAATGGACAAAACCATCACAGTTGTAGTTGAAACAAAACGTAACCACCCAGTCTATGGTAAACGCATCAACTACTCTAAAAAGTACAAAGCTCATGATGAAAACAATGTTGCTAAAGAAGGTGATATTGTTCGTATCATGGAAACTCGCCCACTTTCAGCTACAAAACGTTTCCGTCTTGTAGAGGTTGTGGAAGAGGCAGTTATCATTTAA
- the spx gene encoding transcriptional regulator Spx, translated as MIKIYTVSSCTSCKKAKNWLNAHQLSYNEHNLAKEAITKEEILNILTKTENGIASIVSSKNRYAKSLNFDIEELSVNEVIDLITSNPRILKSPILIDEKRLQVGYKEDDIRAFLPRAVRNVENAQARMRAAL; from the coding sequence ATGATTAAAATTTATACGGTATCTAGTTGTACTTCTTGTAAGAAAGCGAAAAACTGGTTAAATGCTCACCAGCTATCCTATAACGAGCATAATCTTGCAAAAGAGGCTATCACCAAGGAAGAAATCTTGAATATTTTGACAAAAACTGAGAATGGTATTGCAAGTATCGTGTCGTCAAAGAACCGTTATGCCAAGAGTTTGAATTTTGACATTGAAGAGTTGAGTGTAAACGAAGTTATTGACTTGATTACTTCTAATCCGCGTATTTTAAAGAGTCCAATTTTGATCGATGAAAAGCGTCTTCAAGTAGGATATAAAGAGGACGATATTCGCGCATTTTTGCCTCGGGCAGTGCGTAATGTTGAAAATGCTCAGGCCCGCATGAGAGCAGCTTTATAA
- a CDS encoding 50S ribosomal protein L23, with protein sequence MNLYDVIKKPVITESSMGQLEAGKYVFEVDTRAHKLLIKQAVEAAFEGVKVANVNTINVKPKTKRVGRYVGRTNKVKKAIITLTADSKAIELFATADAE encoded by the coding sequence ATGAATTTGTATGATGTTATCAAAAAACCTGTCATCACAGAAAGCTCAATGGGCCAACTCGAAGCAGGCAAGTATGTATTTGAAGTTGACACTCGTGCACACAAACTCTTGATCAAACAAGCTGTTGAAGCAGCGTTTGAAGGTGTTAAAGTTGCAAATGTTAACACAATCAACGTGAAACCTAAAACAAAGCGCGTAGGTCGCTATGTTGGTCGCACAAATAAAGTGAAAAAAGCAATCATCACATTGACTGCTGATTCAAAAGCGATCGAATTGTTCGCTACAGCTGACGCTGAATAA
- the rplD gene encoding 50S ribosomal protein L4 encodes MANVTLFDQTGKQAGEVVLNDSVFGIEPNQAVVFDVIISQRASLRQGTHAVKNRSAVSGGGRKPWRQKGTGRARQGSIRSPQWRGGGVVFGPTPRSYAYKLPQKVRRLALKSVYSEKVAENKFVAVNSLEFTAPKTAEFAKVLAALSIDSKVLVILEEGNEFAALSARNLPNVKVATATTASVLDIANADKLLVTQAAISKIEEVLA; translated from the coding sequence ATGGCAAACGTAACATTATTTGACCAAACTGGTAAACAAGCTGGTGAAGTAGTTCTTAATGATTCAGTCTTTGGTATTGAGCCAAACCAAGCAGTTGTCTTTGATGTCATCATCAGCCAACGTGCTAGCCTTCGTCAAGGTACTCACGCAGTTAAAAACCGCTCAGCAGTTTCAGGTGGCGGACGCAAACCATGGCGTCAAAAAGGAACTGGGCGCGCTCGTCAAGGTTCTATCCGTTCACCACAATGGCGTGGTGGTGGTGTAGTCTTTGGACCAACTCCACGTTCATATGCGTACAAACTTCCACAAAAAGTTCGTCGCTTGGCACTCAAATCTGTCTACTCAGAAAAAGTTGCTGAAAACAAATTTGTAGCTGTTAACTCGCTTGAATTCACAGCTCCAAAAACTGCTGAATTTGCAAAAGTACTTGCAGCATTGAGCATTGATTCTAAAGTCCTTGTTATTCTTGAAGAAGGAAACGAATTCGCAGCTCTTTCAGCTCGCAACCTTCCAAATGTGAAAGTTGCTACTGCAACAACTGCAAGTGTCCTTGACATTGCAAATGCAGACAAACTTCTTGTAACTCAAGCAGCTATCTCTAAAATTGAGGAGGTTCTTGCATAA
- the rpsJ gene encoding 30S ribosomal protein S10: MANKKIRIRLKAYEHRTLDTAAAKIVETATRTGAQVAGPVPLPTERSLYTIIRATHKYKDSREQFEMRTHKRLIDIINPTQKTVDALMKLDLPSGVNVEIKL; encoded by the coding sequence ATGGCAAACAAAAAAATCCGCATCCGCTTGAAGGCGTACGAACATCGTACACTTGATACAGCTGCTGCAAAAATCGTTGAGACTGCAACTCGCACAGGTGCTCAGGTAGCAGGTCCGGTTCCGCTTCCAACAGAACGCAGCCTCTACACAATCATTCGTGCGACTCACAAGTACAAAGATTCTCGTGAGCAGTTCGAAATGCGTACACACAAGCGCTTGATCGATATCATTAACCCAACTCAAAAAACAGTTGATGCTTTGATGAAATTGGATCTTCCAAGTGGTGTAAACGTCGAGATTAAATTGTAA
- the rplV gene encoding 50S ribosomal protein L22: MAEITSAKATARTVRVSPRKSRLVLDNIRGKSVADAIAILKFTPNKAAGIIEGVLNSAIANAENNFGLEKANLVVSEAFANEGPTLKRFRPRAKGSASPINKRTAHITVVVAEK, from the coding sequence ATGGCAGAAATTACTTCAGCTAAAGCAACTGCTCGCACAGTACGTGTTTCACCTCGTAAATCACGTCTTGTCTTGGATAATATCCGTGGCAAAAGTGTAGCAGACGCAATTGCAATCTTGAAATTCACACCAAACAAAGCTGCAGGCATCATCGAAGGAGTTTTGAACTCAGCGATTGCCAACGCTGAAAACAACTTTGGTTTGGAAAAAGCAAACTTAGTAGTAAGCGAAGCATTCGCAAACGAAGGACCAACTCTTAAACGTTTCCGTCCACGTGCGAAAGGCTCAGCTTCACCAATCAACAAACGCACAGCTCACATTACTGTAGTTGTGGCAGAGAAATAA
- a CDS encoding IreB family regulatory phosphoprotein has product MGFTEETVRFRLDDTDKQEISKTLTSVYRSLEEKGYNPINQIIGYVLSGDPAYIPRYNDARNQIRKHERDEIIEELVCYYLKGNGIDL; this is encoded by the coding sequence ATGGGGTTTACTGAAGAAACTGTTCGTTTTCGCCTAGATGACACCGATAAGCAAGAGATTAGTAAAACATTAACTAGTGTTTATCGTTCATTGGAAGAAAAGGGCTACAATCCGATTAATCAGATTATTGGCTATGTGTTAAGTGGGGATCCTGCCTATATTCCTCGATATAATGATGCCCGTAATCAGATTCGTAAGCATGAACGTGATGAGATCATCGAAGAATTGGTGTGTTACTACTTGAAAGGAAATGGGATTGATCTCTAA
- the rplB gene encoding 50S ribosomal protein L2, with amino-acid sequence MGIKVYKPTTNGRRNMTSLDFAEITTSTPEKSLLVALKNKAGRNNNGRITVRHQGGGHKRFYRLVDFKRNKDGVEAVVKTIEYDPNRSANIALVHYTDGVKAYIIAPKGLEVGQRIVSGPEADIKVGNALPLANIPVGTVIHNIELKPGRGGELVRAAGASAQVLGQEGKYVLVRLQSGEVRMILGTCRATVGTVGNEQHGLVNLGKAGRSRWKGIRPTVRGSVMNPNDHPHGGGEGKAPVGRKAPSTPWGKPALGLKTRNKKAKSDKLIVRRRNQK; translated from the coding sequence GTGGGTATTAAAGTTTATAAACCAACGACAAATGGCCGTCGTAACATGACTTCTTTGGACTTTGCTGAAATCACAACAAGCACTCCAGAAAAATCATTGCTTGTTGCCTTGAAAAACAAAGCTGGTCGTAACAACAATGGTCGCATCACTGTTCGTCACCAAGGTGGCGGTCACAAACGTTTCTATCGTTTAGTGGACTTCAAGCGTAATAAAGATGGTGTTGAAGCGGTTGTTAAAACGATCGAATACGATCCAAACCGTTCAGCAAACATCGCTCTTGTACACTACACGGATGGTGTCAAAGCTTATATCATCGCTCCTAAAGGTCTTGAAGTTGGTCAACGTATCGTTTCAGGTCCAGAAGCAGACATTAAGGTTGGTAACGCACTTCCGTTAGCAAACATCCCTGTCGGTACGGTTATTCACAACATTGAGTTGAAACCAGGTCGCGGTGGTGAGTTGGTACGTGCTGCTGGTGCATCTGCACAGGTTCTTGGCCAAGAAGGGAAATACGTTCTTGTTCGCCTTCAATCAGGTGAGGTTCGTATGATCCTTGGTACTTGCCGTGCTACTGTTGGTACTGTAGGTAATGAACAACATGGTCTTGTTAATCTTGGTAAAGCCGGCCGCAGCCGTTGGAAAGGTATTCGTCCAACAGTTCGTGGTTCTGTAATGAACCCGAACGATCACCCACACGGTGGTGGTGAAGGTAAAGCACCGGTTGGTCGTAAAGCACCATCTACACCATGGGGTAAACCAGCTCTTGGTTTGAAAACTCGTAACAAGAAAGCTAAATCAGACAAACTTATCGTTCGTCGTCGTAACCAAAAATAA
- a CDS encoding competence/damage-inducible protein A, whose translation MKAELIAVGTEILTGQIVNTNTQFLSEKCAELGIDVYFHTSVGDNQGRLLQVLDIASRRSDLVILCGGLGPTEDDLTKQTLARFLGKELVLDEQAKLKLDRFFASRPGRIRTPNNERQAQIVAGSTPLQNPAGLAVGGLIEQEGITYVVLPGPPSELKAMFTTSLLPMLGNSHSQLYSRVLRFFGIGESQLVTILADLIDNQTNPTLAPYAKVGEVTLRLSTKATCQEEADQVLDRLETQILQRDKLAEYFYAYGEENSLVKLVATSLAGKEQTLAVWEQGTGGLLQAELSLALAEQPYFIGGSVVGQKGADSGNLSVQASGIRDDLQADLGLAMSVFIKPSSTVDNVLAKISLALSSPSGVIQKELDLGGYSWQHIRQLACLQALDFVRNTL comes from the coding sequence ATGAAAGCAGAACTAATCGCTGTTGGAACGGAGATTTTAACAGGGCAGATTGTTAATACGAATACTCAGTTTCTATCCGAAAAATGTGCAGAGCTGGGAATTGATGTCTACTTCCACACAAGTGTTGGAGACAACCAAGGTAGACTTTTACAGGTGCTGGATATAGCCAGTAGACGCAGTGATTTGGTCATTCTATGTGGAGGTCTTGGCCCTACGGAAGATGATTTAACCAAACAAACATTAGCTCGATTTTTAGGGAAAGAATTAGTTTTGGATGAGCAGGCCAAGCTTAAATTAGACCGTTTTTTTGCTAGTCGTCCAGGTCGTATTCGCACACCTAACAATGAACGTCAGGCACAGATTGTAGCAGGAAGTACCCCCTTGCAAAATCCTGCTGGTTTAGCCGTTGGGGGATTGATTGAGCAAGAAGGAATAACCTATGTTGTACTTCCAGGCCCTCCGAGTGAGCTGAAAGCTATGTTTACTACCAGTCTATTGCCGATGCTAGGCAATTCTCATAGCCAACTTTACTCACGGGTTCTGAGATTTTTTGGTATTGGAGAAAGTCAGCTGGTGACGATTTTAGCAGATTTGATTGATAATCAGACTAATCCAACTTTAGCACCTTATGCTAAAGTCGGTGAAGTCACCTTGCGCCTGTCTACCAAAGCTACTTGCCAAGAAGAAGCAGATCAAGTATTGGATCGTTTAGAAACACAAATTTTGCAACGTGATAAACTAGCAGAGTATTTCTATGCCTATGGTGAAGAAAATAGTCTGGTGAAATTGGTGGCGACCAGCTTGGCGGGGAAAGAGCAAACTCTGGCTGTATGGGAACAGGGGACGGGTGGGCTCTTACAAGCAGAATTGAGTTTGGCGCTGGCCGAACAGCCTTATTTTATCGGAGGTAGTGTTGTTGGTCAGAAAGGAGCTGATTCGGGCAATTTGTCTGTTCAAGCAAGCGGTATTCGTGACGATCTACAAGCCGATTTAGGTTTAGCTATGTCGGTTTTTATCAAGCCGTCCTCAACGGTAGACAACGTTCTTGCCAAGATCTCACTGGCCTTATCAAGTCCTTCTGGAGTTATTCAAAAGGAGCTAGATTTGGGAGGTTATTCATGGCAACATATCCGTCAACTAGCTTGTTTACAAGCTCTAGATTTTGTACGAAATACTTTGTGA
- the rplC gene encoding 50S ribosomal protein L3 — translation MTKGILGKKVGMTQIFTESGEFIPVTVIEATPNVVLQVKTVETDGYAAVQVGFDDKREVLSNKPAKGHVAKANTAPKRFIREFKNIEGLEVGAELTVEQFAAGDVVDVTGTSKGKGFQGVIKRHGQSRGPMAHGSRYHRRPGSMGPVAPNRVFKGKNLAGRMGGNRVTIQNLEIVQVVPEKNVILIKGNVPGAKKSLITIKSAVKAGK, via the coding sequence ATGACAAAAGGAATCTTAGGGAAAAAAGTGGGAATGACTCAAATCTTCACTGAATCTGGTGAATTTATCCCTGTTACTGTCATCGAAGCAACTCCAAACGTTGTTCTTCAAGTGAAAACTGTTGAGACTGATGGCTATGCTGCGGTTCAAGTTGGTTTTGATGACAAACGCGAAGTTTTGAGCAACAAACCTGCCAAAGGCCATGTAGCTAAAGCTAACACAGCTCCTAAGCGCTTCATTCGTGAATTTAAAAACATTGAAGGCTTGGAAGTTGGTGCGGAACTAACAGTTGAACAATTTGCGGCTGGAGATGTTGTGGATGTAACTGGTACATCTAAAGGTAAAGGTTTCCAAGGTGTTATCAAACGCCATGGACAATCACGTGGCCCTATGGCTCACGGTTCTCGTTACCACCGTCGTCCAGGTTCTATGGGTCCTGTTGCACCTAACCGTGTATTTAAGGGTAAAAACCTTGCAGGTCGCATGGGTGGCAACCGTGTAACAATTCAAAACCTTGAAATTGTACAAGTTGTTCCAGAAAAGAACGTTATCCTTATCAAAGGTAATGTACCAGGTGCTAAGAAATCTCTTATCACTATCAAATCAGCAGTTAAAGCTGGTAAATAA
- a CDS encoding nucleotidyltransferase family protein codes for MIEEFKKSLQAAPDILAILEIIAELNLADCWLCAGTIRNFVWNQYSFDRDTDVDVVFFDEQISYEETLVLESHLRKNYPEYRWEVKNQVYMHIHSPNTPPYKSSKDAIEKFPERCTAIGLRLVEDGQLEVYSPFGVEDMYNYLVRPTPHFKIDPERMLLYRARITKKNWSDKWPTLTIESI; via the coding sequence ATGATTGAAGAATTCAAAAAAAGTCTGCAAGCAGCTCCGGATATATTGGCTATATTGGAGATTATTGCTGAGCTTAATCTGGCAGATTGCTGGCTCTGTGCTGGGACTATTCGTAATTTCGTTTGGAATCAATACAGCTTTGATCGAGATACGGATGTGGATGTCGTGTTTTTTGATGAACAAATATCTTATGAAGAAACGTTGGTATTGGAATCTCATTTGCGTAAAAACTATCCTGAGTATAGATGGGAAGTGAAAAATCAAGTCTATATGCATATTCACAGTCCAAATACTCCCCCTTACAAATCTAGTAAGGATGCGATAGAAAAATTTCCAGAAAGATGCACGGCAATAGGCCTCCGCCTGGTAGAAGATGGACAACTAGAAGTTTATTCCCCTTTTGGAGTGGAGGATATGTATAATTATCTAGTCAGACCAACACCGCATTTTAAGATTGATCCTGAACGTATGCTTCTCTACCGAGCAAGAATAACTAAGAAAAATTGGTCGGATAAATGGCCAACACTAACGATAGAAAGTATATAA
- the recA gene encoding recombinase RecA, translating into MAKKPGKKLEDITKKFGDERKKALDDALKSIEKDFGKGAVMRLGERAEQKVQVMSSGSLSIDIALGAGGYPKGRIIEIYGPESSGKTTVALHAVAQAQKEGGIAAFIDAEHALDPAYAAALGVNIDELLLSQPDSGEQGLEIAGKLIDSGAVDLVVVDSVAALVPRAEIDGDIGDSHVGLQARMMSQAMRKLSASINKTKTIAIFINQLREKVGVMFGNPETTPGGRALKFYASVRMDVRGNTQIKGTGDQKDQNVGKETKVKIVKNKVAPPFKEAIVEIMYGQGISQTGELIEIGSNLGIIQKAGAWYSYNGEKIGQGSENAKKFLADHPTIFEEIDRKIRIHYGLIEEESGSTEVIEDPTFEGQDVILDLDGGIELEE; encoded by the coding sequence TTGGCTAAGAAACCAGGAAAAAAATTAGAAGATATTACAAAGAAATTTGGTGATGAGCGTAAAAAAGCATTGGATGATGCCTTAAAATCAATTGAAAAAGATTTTGGTAAGGGCGCTGTCATGCGCTTGGGTGAGCGTGCGGAGCAGAAGGTTCAGGTAATGAGTTCTGGAAGCTTGTCTATTGACATCGCTCTTGGTGCGGGTGGCTATCCTAAAGGTCGTATCATTGAGATTTACGGACCAGAAAGTTCCGGTAAAACAACGGTTGCCCTTCATGCTGTAGCCCAAGCTCAAAAAGAAGGAGGAATTGCAGCCTTTATTGATGCTGAGCATGCTTTGGATCCTGCCTATGCAGCAGCTCTTGGGGTCAATATTGATGAGTTGCTCTTGTCACAGCCAGATTCAGGTGAGCAAGGTCTTGAAATTGCAGGAAAATTGATTGATTCAGGAGCAGTTGACTTGGTTGTTGTTGACTCTGTTGCTGCTCTTGTACCACGTGCAGAAATTGATGGGGATATTGGTGATAGCCATGTCGGGTTACAGGCGCGTATGATGAGTCAGGCAATGCGTAAGCTATCAGCTTCTATCAATAAAACCAAAACCATTGCCATTTTTATCAACCAATTGCGCGAAAAAGTGGGAGTCATGTTTGGTAATCCTGAAACCACACCAGGTGGACGTGCTTTGAAATTTTACGCTTCAGTTCGTATGGATGTTCGAGGAAATACTCAAATTAAGGGAACTGGCGATCAGAAAGATCAAAATGTCGGTAAGGAAACCAAGGTGAAAATTGTGAAAAACAAGGTGGCTCCACCGTTTAAAGAGGCTATTGTGGAAATCATGTACGGTCAGGGAATTTCACAAACCGGTGAGTTGATTGAGATTGGTAGCAATCTTGGTATCATTCAAAAAGCAGGTGCTTGGTATTCTTATAATGGAGAAAAAATTGGCCAAGGTTCGGAGAATGCTAAGAAATTCCTTGCAGATCATCCGACTATTTTCGAAGAAATTGACCGTAAAATCCGTATTCACTATGGGTTAATCGAGGAAGAATCAGGTTCAACTGAGGTAATCGAAGATCCTACTTTTGAAGGACAAGATGTTATTCTGGATCTAGATGGTGGCATTGAATTAGAAGAATGA
- the rpsC gene encoding 30S ribosomal protein S3 encodes MGQKVHPIGMRVGIIRDWDAKWYAEKEYADYLHEDLAIRNFIKKELADASTSTIEIERAVNKVIVSIHTAKPGMVIGKAGSNVDALRAQLNKLTGKQVHINIIEIKQPDLDAHLVGESIARQLEQRVAFRRAQKQAIQRTMRAGAKGIKTQVSGRLNGADIARAEGYSEGTVPLHTLRADIDYAWEEALTTYGKLGVKVWIYRGEVLPARKNTKGGK; translated from the coding sequence GTGGGTCAAAAAGTACATCCAATTGGTATGCGTGTTGGCATCATCCGTGATTGGGATGCTAAATGGTATGCTGAAAAAGAATACGCGGATTACCTTCATGAAGATCTTGCAATCCGCAACTTTATCAAAAAAGAATTGGCTGATGCATCAACATCAACAATCGAAATCGAACGTGCTGTAAATAAGGTTATCGTTTCTATCCACACTGCTAAGCCAGGTATGGTTATCGGTAAGGCTGGTAGCAACGTTGATGCACTCCGTGCTCAATTGAACAAATTAACTGGTAAGCAAGTGCATATCAATATCATTGAAATCAAACAACCTGACTTGGATGCACACCTTGTCGGTGAGTCAATCGCTCGTCAATTGGAGCAACGTGTGGCGTTCCGTCGTGCTCAAAAACAAGCTATCCAACGTACGATGCGTGCTGGTGCCAAGGGTATCAAAACGCAAGTTTCTGGACGTTTGAACGGTGCTGATATTGCTCGTGCAGAAGGCTACTCAGAAGGAACAGTTCCTCTTCACACACTTCGTGCGGATATCGACTATGCTTGGGAAGAAGCTTTGACAACTTATGGTAAACTTGGTGTTAAAGTATGGATTTACCGTGGCGAAGTCCTTCCGGCTCGTAAAAACACTAAAGGAGGTAAATAA
- a CDS encoding DUF1292 domain-containing protein: MAHHHDHEHDERELITLVDDQGNETLFEILLTIDGQEEFGKNYVLLIPASAEEDENGEVEIQAYSYIENENGTEGDLQPIPEDATAEWDMIEEVFNSFMEE, encoded by the coding sequence ATGGCACATCATCATGACCACGAACACGACGAACGTGAATTGATTACTTTGGTGGATGACCAAGGTAATGAAACACTTTTTGAAATCTTATTGACAATTGACGGTCAAGAGGAATTTGGCAAGAACTATGTTCTCTTGATTCCTGCGAGCGCAGAAGAAGACGAGAACGGTGAAGTTGAAATTCAAGCTTACTCATATATTGAAAATGAGAATGGTACAGAAGGCGACTTACAACCAATTCCAGAAGATGCGACAGCAGAATGGGATATGATTGAAGAAGTTTTCAACAGCTTTATGGAGGAATAA